One genomic segment of Tubulanus polymorphus chromosome 4, tnTubPoly1.2, whole genome shotgun sequence includes these proteins:
- the LOC141904359 gene encoding uncharacterized protein LOC141904359 encodes MFSERVKLVSGPVGGNIGLKKERIGLVADSILKYAGIDGVGLFEWTRIVCPGGTIVTLMEELKKVKMLNVEQLIVHVGTNNMTRDVPLEIVLRRHVELIRLLLYKCTGTIIVPALFPRCDDFDADTKIFHYNEMLHRECFTLGVKFVDFHFSRDLLSPTDLLHPSRKGNQFINNRIMELLLLKNEDEMCPQYFPYEIEKMQRSRAVHRRKLIAKNKLKNDQARAWDDSTIVYMTKIDVAGVAICLKPKLLTPFYQTKNVSNMFLEMKL; translated from the exons ATGTTTTCCGAACGTGTTAAGCTTGTCTCCGGACCAGTTGGTGGGAatattggtttgaaaaaagag CGTATTGGTCTCGTAGCAGACAGCATTTTAAAGTATGCTGGGATAGATGGTGTAGGCTTATTTGAATGGACAAGGATTGTGTGCCCCGGAGGAACCATTGTAACATTGATGGAAG AATTGAAAAAGgtgaagatgctgaatgtgGAACAACTAATCGTCCATGTTGGAACAAATAATATGACGCGTGATGTCCCGCTTGAGATTGTTCTGCGAAGACACGTTGAATTAATTCGATTGTTGCTCTATAAATGTACTGGGACCATCATTGTACCAGCTCTTTTTCCTCGATGTGATGA tttcGATGCTGACacaaagatatttcattacaATGAAATGCTGCACCGCGAATGCTTTACACTTGGTGTAAAGTTCGTTGATTTTCACTTCTCAAGAGATCTCCTTTCACC GACTGACTTGTTACACCCCAGCCGTAAGGGAAATCAGTTCATAAATAACAGGATAATGGAACTACtgctattgaaaaatgaagatgaaat GTGCCCTCAATACTTTCCATATGAGATTGAAAAGATGCAAAGAAGTAGAGCAGTCCATCGACGAAAG CTGATagcgaaaaacaaattgaagaaTGATCAAGCAAGAGCATGGGATGATTCAACAATAGTG TACATGACTAAAATTGATGTGGCTGGTGTTGCTATTTGTTTAAAGCCTAAATTATTAACTCCTTTTTATCAGACTAAGAACGTGAGTAATATGTTTctcgaaatgaaattatag
- the LOC141904360 gene encoding uncharacterized protein LOC141904360 produces the protein MATVVNEIINDDDFDDLFFDSDELVQVDTEILRESSGSGSTNSADSSTSQAQLTRDCDLNTRKHTYRNTIYLEKAMTEVINHRVFKFSSNGMAAVHYGKSIDKILTTNTSPSRLGINQWFTKILNKNF, from the exons ATGGCAACGGTTGTCAACGaaattataaatgatgacGATTTTGACGATCTATTCTTTGATAGTGACGAATTGGTTCAGGTCGATACGGAAATATTACGGGAATCCTCTGGATCAGGATCAACTAATTCGGCCGATTCTA GTACTTCTCAGGCTCAGCTGACCAGAGACTGCGATCTGAACACGAGAAAACACACATACag GAACactatatatttggaaaaggcTATGACTGAAGTGATTAACCATCGAGTatttaaattcagttcaaatggaATGGCAGCAGTACATTATGGAAAATCGATCGATAAAATTTTGACTACAAATACGTCGCCGTCCAGACTTGGAATTAACCAGTGGTTTACAAAAATTCTCAACAAAAATTTTTAa